From the Pseudomonas monsensis genome, the window ATCGGGCGCACGGTGATCAGGTTGTCTTCAACCCGCACCAGCACTTCCGGCGAACTGCCGACGACGTGGAAGTCGCCAAAGTTGAAAAAATACATGTACGGCGTCGGGTTGAAGCACCGCAGGGCGCGATAGAGATCAATCGGCGCAGCCTTGAAGTCGATCGACATGCGCTGCGACGGCACGACCTGCATGCAGTCACCGGCAAGGATGTATTCCTTGATGGTGTCGACGGCTTTTTCGTAATCGTCCTGGGTGAAGCTCGAACGAAACACCGGATCAGTCGCTTGCTGCTTGCTGAAATCCAGACCGCGGCGCGGAGTGATCGGCTGACGCAGTTTTTCCAGCAGTGCCTGCAATTGCGCCTGACCCTGCTCGTAAGCGTCGGCTTGCGCCGGGTCGGCGAGGACGATCGCGTGCATCTTGCCGGCGAGGTTGTCGAACACCACCACCGCATCGGAAACCATCAACAGAATGTCCGGCACACCCAGCGGATCCGGGTTCGGGCATTTGCCCAAGCGTTTCTCGACATAACGCACGCAGTCATAACCGAAGTATCCGACCAGGCCACCGTTGAAACGCGGCAGACCGGCGATGGTCGGCACGTTGTAGCGGGCCTTGAAGGTTTCGACGAAGGCCAGCGGGTCTTCGACGTCATGGCTTTCGGTCTCGACGCCGTCGACGGTGATGCTCACGTGATGATCGTGAACCCGCAGCACGGTGCGGCACGGCAGGCCGATGATCGAGTAACGGCCCCATTTCTCGCCGCCCTGCACCGATTCGAGCAGGTAGGAGTTGGGCTGGTCGGCCAGTTTCAAGTAGATCGACAGCGGCGTGTCGAAGTCGGCCAGGGTTTCGCAGGCCAGCGGAATGCGGTTGTAGCCGTCGGCGGCCAAGCGCAGGAATTCTTCGCGGATCATGAGGTGCCTCGTGGTGTGAGGTGCTAACAGTCAGGTGTGCAAACGCGCCGGCGGGCCGGCCAGGAAACAGTCAGGCGCGCCAACGCCAGCGGGCCAGGGCCTTGATGACTTTCATCCAGAGTTTGCGAGTGACCACCACGATGGCGTTTCCAGAATGGGATTGAGCAGCGTCGGGCAACGTTATCTCAGCGGCTGTACCGAGGCAACCGGGAATTAGCTTGCGCAGATCGTCGATCACCAGCGCCGGGGCTTCCTCGGCAATCGGTCGGCCGTGGTTGTAGCCGTAGCTGAGCGCCACGCATTTGACCCCCGCCGCTTTCGCCGCCAGCACGTCGCTGCGCGAGTCGCCGACGAACAGCGATTGCGAGGCCGGGATGTTGGCCATTTTCATCACGAAGAACAGTGCGGCAGGGTCGGGTTTCTTCTGCGGCAGGGTGTCGCCGCCGATGATCCATTTGAAGTAGCGGCCGATCTTCATCTGATCCAGCAGCGGCGCGACAAAACGCTCTGGCTTGTTGGTGATCAGCGCCATCGCCACGCCTTGCTTGTTCAGCCATTTGAGGGTGTCGCGCACACCGGGATAGACCACGGTCAGCTCATGGCTGGCGCCGTAAGCTTCCATGAACACTTCCAGCGCGTGCTCGGCCTCGACGTCATCCACCGCCGAATGATCGATGCCGCCGGCCAGCGCCCGGCGCACCAGCACCGGTGCGCCATTGCCGACCCACTCGCGCACCGACTCGATGCCGGCAGGCTTGCGCCCGAGGGAGAGCAGCATGGTGTCCACCGCCGCCGCCAGGTCGGGAACCGAGTCGATCAGCGTGCCATCCAGATCGAACATCACCAACCGTGGCAGTTGCCCCGGGAACAGCTGCTCAAAACCGCTCATGGGCGCGCCAGCGCCAGTTCGGAACGCATCTTGTCGATGACTTCCTGATAGTTCGGCGCATTGAAGATCGCCGAGCCGGCGACGAAGGTGTCCGCACCGGCCGCGGCGACTTCACGGATGTTGTTGACGTTGACGCCGCCGTCGATTTCCAGACGGATGTCGCGGCCCGAAGCATCAATGATCGCCCGCGCTTCGCGCAGTTTGTCGAGGGTGCCGGGAATGAATTTCTGCCCGCCGAAACCCGGGTTGACGCTCATCAGCAAGACCATGTCGACCTTGTCGATCACATACTTGAGCACGTCCAGCGGGGTCGCCGGGTTGAACACCAGGCCGGATTTGCAGCCGCCTTCACGGATCAGTTGCAGCGAGCGATCGACGTGCAGCGTGGCTTCCGGGTGGAAGGTGATGTAGGTGGCGCCGGCCTCGATGAAGTCGCCGACGATGCGATCCACCGGGCTGACCATCAAGTGCGCGTCGATCGGCGCGGTGATGCCGTACTTGCGCAGTGCCGCGCAGACCATCGGCCCGATGGTCAGGTTCGGCACGTAGTGGTTGTCCATGACATCGAAGTGGACGAAGTCGGCACCGGCGGCCAGAACGTTGTCCACTTCTTCGCCGAGGCGGGCGAAGTCGGCGGAGAGAATCGACGGAGCAATTACGAAGGGCTGCATGACGCACCTTTTCTGAGCTAAATCACGATGGCGCGCATTGTATACCTCAAGTTTCCGCGCGCGCACCGTGACCACGATGATTGGGTTATGCCATGAGCGAGACCGACCGCGACTCAGTACGCCGCGCGGTAGATCTTTTCGATGTCCGCAGCGCTGAGCCTGCGCGGGTTGTTGCGCATCAAACGCTCGATCCCTGCGGCTTCCACTGCCATCGCCGGGATCGCGTCTTCGGGCACACCGAAACTGCGCAAGCCCGGCGGAATCTCTACCGCCGCACACAAATCGGTCATGGCCTGCACGGCTTTATCCGCCGCCTCCGTGGCGCTCAGATGAGCCGTCTTCACCCCCATGGCTTCGGCGATATCCTGCATGCGCTCGACGCAGGCCATCTTGTTCCAGGTCATGACGTACGGCAGCAGCAAGGCGTTACTCACGCCATGGGCGATGTTGAAGCGACCGCCCAGTGGATACGCCAACGCATGCACCGCGCCGACCCCGGCATTGCCGAACGCCATGCCGGCCATCAGGCTGGCGGTGGCCATGTCTTCGCGGGCCTGCAGATTGGCGCCATTGGCGTAAGCCTTGGGCAGCGCCCGGGCGATCAGTTTGATTGCGCCGATGGCCAGCGAGTCGGTAATCGGCGAGGCGTTGACCGACAGATAGGATTCGATGGCATGCACCAGCGCATCGACTCCGCTGGCGGCAGTGACACTGCGCGGACAGGTCAGGGTCATTTGCGGGCTGACCAGCGCCACGTCTGGCAACAGGTAGTCGCTGACGATGCCTTTCTTCAGTTGCGCGACCTTGTCGGAAAGAATCGCCACGTTGGTCACTTCCGAACCGGTGCCGGCGGTGGTCGGGATGGCGATCAGCGGCGGGCCTTTGCGCGGCACCTGCTCGACGCCGAACAGATCTTCCAGCGCGCCGTGGTAACCGGCATACGCCGCGACGCTTTTGGCGATGTCGATGGCACTGCCGCCACCGAGGCCGATCAAGCCGTCATGCCCGCCCTCGCGGTAAACGCGCATGCAGTCTTCGACGATGGCAATTTCCGGGTCCGGTAGCACTCGGTCGAAAATCTCGTATTCGCGCCCACCCAATTGGCACAGCGCCAGCTCCACGGTGCCGGATTTGACCAGTGCGGCGTCGGTGACGATCAGCGGGTTGTCGATATCCAGGCGCGTGAGTTCCGCCGCCAGTTGCTCGATGGCTGCGGCGCCGGTGATCAGTTTGTGAGCGATTTTGAACTGGGACAGACTCATCGTGCGCAGCCTCTTATAGATGTGGGAGCTGAGCACAAGCGTAGTCGAGGGTTTGGGGTTGTCTGGTATTCAGGTGGTGAATGAGCCATCGAGGGCTAGAGCAAGAGCCCTCACCCTAGCCCTCTCCCAGAGGGAGAGGGGACTGACCGTGCCGTTCTCTCGGAGTACATCGACGTGCGATACCGGTCGAACACAGGTTTTGAAGACCATGAAGATCTGCTCCCTTTCCCCCTCGCCCCCTTGGGGGAGAGGGCTGGGGTGAGGGGGTAAGCTTTTGATTCGGCCCTTAAACCTGAGCAGTACGCAGTTTTTCGCTGCGCCCACGCAGCCATTCCAGGGTCAGCAGCAGAATCACCGAGAAGGCGATCAGCAACGTAGCGGCGGCGGCGATAGTCGGACTGAGGTTTTCGCGGATCCCGCTGAACATTTGCCGTGGCAAGGTCGCTTGCTCCGGGCCGGCGAGGAACAGCGTCACCACCACCTCATCGAACGACGTCGCGAAGGCGAACAGCGCCCCGGAAATGACCCCCGGCGCAATCAGCGGCAAGGTCACCCGGCGGAACGTGGTCAGTGGCGAAGCGCCGAGGCTGGCCGCCGCCCGTACAAGGTTATGGTTGAAACCCTGCAACGTCGCCGACACGGTGATGATCACGAATGGCACACCGAGCACCGCGTGCACCACGATCAGCGAGAAGAAACTGTTACCCAAGCCCAGCGGTGCGAAAAACAGATAACTCGCCACACCGATGATCACCACCGGCACCACCATCGGCGAAATCACCAGCGCCATCACCAGCGCTTTGCCGGGGAAGTCGCCACGGGTCAGACCGATCGCGGCCAGTGTCCCGAAGACCATCGCCAGCACGGTCGCGGCGGGGGCGACGATGATGCTGTTCTTCAGCGAGCGCATCCACTCCGCCGAGGCGAAGAAGTCCTGATACCAGTGCAGGGAAAAGCCCTGCAGCGGATACACCAGAAAACTGCCGGAGTTGAACGACAGCGGCACGATCACCAGCACCGGCAGAATCAGGAACAGCAGGATCAGGCCGCAGAGAATCCGCAAGCTGTAGAACCACACCCGTTCGATGGGCGACATGTAAGGACTCAGCATTTCAAATTCCCCTTAGCTCAGGCGCAGGCGACTGGCGCCCACCAGCCAGCTGTAGATCAGATAAAGCACCACGGTTGCCAGCAACAACAAGCCGCCCAGCGCCGTGGCCATGCCCCAGTTGATGCTGGTGTTGGTGTAGAACGCGACGAAGTAGCTGACCATTTGATCGTTCGGACTGCCGAGCAGCGCCGGGGTGATGTAGTAGCCGATGGCGAGGATGAACACCAACAGGCAACCGGCACCGACGCCAGCGTAGGTCTGCGGGAAGTACACCCGCCAGAAACTGGCGAACGGATGGCAGCCCAGCGAAATCGCGGCACGCATGTAAGTCGGTGAGATGCCTTTCATCACGCTGTAGATCGGCAGGATCATGAACGGCAGCAGGATGTGCACCATCGAGATGTAGACCCCGGTGCGGTTGAACACCAGCTCCAGCGGCTTATCAATGATGCCCATTGCCATCAGCGCGCTGTTGATCAGCCCGCCCGATTGCAGCAACACGATCCATGCCGCGACCCGCACCAGAATCGAGGTCCAGAACGGCAGCAGCACCAGAATCATCAGCAGGTTGCTCTGGCGCGATGGCAGGTTGGCCAGCAGATAAGCCAGTGGATAGGCGAGCAGCAAGCAGATCACAGTGATCACCAGGCCCATCCAGAATGTGCGGGCGAAGATGTCGAGGTAGATCGCCTGATCCGGGGTGGCCGGGGCCAGTTCGCCGAGGTCGTCGATGCGGTGATCGACCGCCGCCAGCAGGTAATACGGGGTGATGCTGCTGGTGTTGCGCTTGACCGCTTGCCAGTAGGCCGGATCGCCCCAGCGCTCATCGAGGCCTTCAAGTGCTTCTTTATAAGAGGCCGGTTCGCTGACAAAGGGCAGCGCACGGGCGGTTTTGGTCAGCAGGCTGCGATAGCCGGCCAATTCCATGTTCAAGCGCTTGGACAAATCGCCCAGCGTCTGGTTTTTCCGGGCTTCGGCGAGGTCTTCGCCAGCGGCTTTGTACACCGGCTCAGCGGGCAGGCCGCGGCCGTCCCAGCTGGCGATGGCCGCCACGGTGCGCGGCATGCCGCCGACCACTTCCGGGTTGCCGACGCTTTTGTAGAGCAGCGCCACGATCGGCACCAGGAACACCAGCAACAGAAACAGCACCAGCGGCGCAATCAACGCCTGGGCCTTCCAGCGGTTGACTCGCTCGGCGCGCTTGAGCTTCTGCTTCAAGGTGGGGCTGGTGCCCTCGTTCAGGGGAACGGCGATGGCCATGACGTACTCCGCAAATCTTTGATCGTTACAGAGGTGGCGAACCACCTCGATCGATTGATGCACACAGATCCAAATGTGGGAGCGAGCTTGCTCGCGAAGGCGGCGCATCAGTCGACATCAATGTTGAATGTACTGGCGCTTTCGCGAGCAAGCTCGCTCCCACAGGAGAGCGAGCCCTCGGTTATTTCGCAGCCCAGGAATTGAAGCGCTGCTCCAGTTGCTCGCCGTTGTCAGCCCAGAAGCTGACGTCGATCTGCACCTGGTTGGCGATGTTTTCCGGGGTGGTCGGCATGTCTTTCAGGACATCCTTGGCCAGCAGCGGAACCGCCTGGGTGTTGGCCGGGCCGTAGGCGATGTTTTCCGAGTAGGTCTTCTGCTGTTGCGGCTGGACCGAGAAGGCGATGAACTTCTTCGCCGCTTCCGCACGTTTGGCGTCCAGACCTTTCGGGATGGCCCACGCGTCGAAGTCGTAGATGCCGCCGTTCCACACCACTTTCAGGTTGGATTCCTTCTGCACCGCAGCGATACGACCGTTGTAGGCCGAGCTCATGACCACGTCACCGGAAGCGAGGTACTGCGGCGGTTGCGCGCCGGCTTCCCACCACTGGATGCTCGGCTTCAGTTCATCGAGCTTCTTGAACGCACGGTCCTGACCATCCTTGCCAGCCAGCACTTTGTAGACGTCTTTCGGCGCTACGCCGTCGGCCATCAGTGCGAACTCGAGGGTGTACTTGGCGCCTTTGCGCAGGCCACGCTTGCCCGGGAATTTCTTGGTGTCCCAGAAATCGGCCCAACTGGTCGGTGCGGTTTTCAGCTTGTCGGCGTTGTACGCAAGGACGGTCGACCAGACGAAGAAGCCCACGCCGCACGGCTGGATGGCGCCTTTGACGTAGTCTTCGGATTTGCCGAACAGCGCAGGGTCGAGTTGCTCGAACATGTCTTCGTCACAGCCACGGGACAGTTCCGGCGATTCAACTTCGACCAGATCCCACGACACACTCTTGGTATCGACCATGGCTTTGACCTTGGCCATTTCGCCGTTGTACTCGCCGGCGACG encodes:
- the trpE gene encoding anthranilate synthase component I — translated: MIREEFLRLAADGYNRIPLACETLADFDTPLSIYLKLADQPNSYLLESVQGGEKWGRYSIIGLPCRTVLRVHDHHVSITVDGVETESHDVEDPLAFVETFKARYNVPTIAGLPRFNGGLVGYFGYDCVRYVEKRLGKCPNPDPLGVPDILLMVSDAVVVFDNLAGKMHAIVLADPAQADAYEQGQAQLQALLEKLRQPITPRRGLDFSKQQATDPVFRSSFTQDDYEKAVDTIKEYILAGDCMQVVPSQRMSIDFKAAPIDLYRALRCFNPTPYMYFFNFGDFHVVGSSPEVLVRVEDNLITVRPIAGTRPRGATEEADLALEEDLLSDDKEIAEHLMLIDLGRNDTGRVSEIGSVKLTEKMVIERYSNVMHIVSNVTGQLKAGLTAMDALRAILPAGTLSGAPKIRAMEIIDELEPVKRGVYGGAVGYFAWNGNMDTAIAIRTAVIKNGELHVQAGGGIVADSVPALEWEETLNKRRAMFRAVALAEQTPDA
- a CDS encoding phosphoglycolate phosphatase, with product MSGFEQLFPGQLPRLVMFDLDGTLIDSVPDLAAAVDTMLLSLGRKPAGIESVREWVGNGAPVLVRRALAGGIDHSAVDDVEAEHALEVFMEAYGASHELTVVYPGVRDTLKWLNKQGVAMALITNKPERFVAPLLDQMKIGRYFKWIIGGDTLPQKKPDPAALFFVMKMANIPASQSLFVGDSRSDVLAAKAAGVKCVALSYGYNHGRPIAEEAPALVIDDLRKLIPGCLGTAAEITLPDAAQSHSGNAIVVVTRKLWMKVIKALARWRWRA
- the rpe gene encoding ribulose-phosphate 3-epimerase; translation: MQPFVIAPSILSADFARLGEEVDNVLAAGADFVHFDVMDNHYVPNLTIGPMVCAALRKYGITAPIDAHLMVSPVDRIVGDFIEAGATYITFHPEATLHVDRSLQLIREGGCKSGLVFNPATPLDVLKYVIDKVDMVLLMSVNPGFGGQKFIPGTLDKLREARAIIDASGRDIRLEIDGGVNVNNIREVAAAGADTFVAGSAIFNAPNYQEVIDKMRSELALARP
- a CDS encoding iron-containing alcohol dehydrogenase → MSLSQFKIAHKLITGAAAIEQLAAELTRLDIDNPLIVTDAALVKSGTVELALCQLGGREYEIFDRVLPDPEIAIVEDCMRVYREGGHDGLIGLGGGSAIDIAKSVAAYAGYHGALEDLFGVEQVPRKGPPLIAIPTTAGTGSEVTNVAILSDKVAQLKKGIVSDYLLPDVALVSPQMTLTCPRSVTAASGVDALVHAIESYLSVNASPITDSLAIGAIKLIARALPKAYANGANLQAREDMATASLMAGMAFGNAGVGAVHALAYPLGGRFNIAHGVSNALLLPYVMTWNKMACVERMQDIAEAMGVKTAHLSATEAADKAVQAMTDLCAAVEIPPGLRSFGVPEDAIPAMAVEAAGIERLMRNNPRRLSAADIEKIYRAAY
- a CDS encoding ABC transporter permease, with protein sequence MLSPYMSPIERVWFYSLRILCGLILLFLILPVLVIVPLSFNSGSFLVYPLQGFSLHWYQDFFASAEWMRSLKNSIIVAPAATVLAMVFGTLAAIGLTRGDFPGKALVMALVISPMVVPVVIIGVASYLFFAPLGLGNSFFSLIVVHAVLGVPFVIITVSATLQGFNHNLVRAAASLGASPLTTFRRVTLPLIAPGVISGALFAFATSFDEVVVTLFLAGPEQATLPRQMFSGIRENLSPTIAAAATLLIAFSVILLLTLEWLRGRSEKLRTAQV
- a CDS encoding ABC transporter permease, whose product is MAIAVPLNEGTSPTLKQKLKRAERVNRWKAQALIAPLVLFLLLVFLVPIVALLYKSVGNPEVVGGMPRTVAAIASWDGRGLPAEPVYKAAGEDLAEARKNQTLGDLSKRLNMELAGYRSLLTKTARALPFVSEPASYKEALEGLDERWGDPAYWQAVKRNTSSITPYYLLAAVDHRIDDLGELAPATPDQAIYLDIFARTFWMGLVITVICLLLAYPLAYLLANLPSRQSNLLMILVLLPFWTSILVRVAAWIVLLQSGGLINSALMAMGIIDKPLELVFNRTGVYISMVHILLPFMILPIYSVMKGISPTYMRAAISLGCHPFASFWRVYFPQTYAGVGAGCLLVFILAIGYYITPALLGSPNDQMVSYFVAFYTNTSINWGMATALGGLLLLATVVLYLIYSWLVGASRLRLS
- a CDS encoding ABC transporter substrate-binding protein; translation: MLRSLKFTALTLGLMGAASAMAAGPDLTVVSFGGANKAAQVKAFYAPWEAAGHGKIVAGEYNGEMAKVKAMVDTKSVSWDLVEVESPELSRGCDEDMFEQLDPALFGKSEDYVKGAIQPCGVGFFVWSTVLAYNADKLKTAPTSWADFWDTKKFPGKRGLRKGAKYTLEFALMADGVAPKDVYKVLAGKDGQDRAFKKLDELKPSIQWWEAGAQPPQYLASGDVVMSSAYNGRIAAVQKESNLKVVWNGGIYDFDAWAIPKGLDAKRAEAAKKFIAFSVQPQQQKTYSENIAYGPANTQAVPLLAKDVLKDMPTTPENIANQVQIDVSFWADNGEQLEQRFNSWAAK